From a single Lolium rigidum isolate FL_2022 chromosome 7, APGP_CSIRO_Lrig_0.1, whole genome shotgun sequence genomic region:
- the LOC124673646 gene encoding galacturonosyltransferase 8-like gives MSVDEWVYKELSATRLVFFLVYYLHDHCHISSATTQTQTLISPLPQAHCSLPCCPQCDELPKLASTKPMDAAAGSSRRAALPVTVLVLLLLVAAAPPAAGGGGGGSAAVNGDRLRAEQIRKQASDAAASAAALAAASRRLHLDRARHLRLLSSLHRNLTATLRDLASASVPDPASSQADRARRLDLQAKDLIRAARAAIADAKPLFDPQLKIQRLKDAIFARNELLARAKKRGAFASLIAAKSIPKPLHCLAVRLTAERIALPDKFADPKPPPAALEDPALFHYAIFSDNVLAASVVVRSAVANSQDPSKHVFHVVTDRMNLGAMQVIIRLMDLQGAHYEVKAYEDYKFLNSSYVPVLRQLESANLQKFYFENKLENATKDASNMKFRNPKYLSMLNHLRFYLPEMYPKLQKILFLDDDVVVQRDLTGLWKIDMDGKVNGAVETCFGSFHRYWQYMNFSHPLIKEKFNPNACGWAYGMNFFDLNSWRREKSTEQYHYWQNQNENRLLWKLGTLPPGLITFYSTTKPLDKSWHVLGLGYNPSISMEEIRNAAVVHFNGNMKPWLDIGMNQFRHLWTKYVDYGDSFIRQCNFAPP, from the exons ATGTCAGTGGATGAGTGGGTTTACAAGGAATTGTCGGCGACGCGATTAGTCTTTTTTCTGGTTTATTATTTACACGACCACTGCCATATATCCTCTGCCACTACCCAAACCCAAACACTAATCTCTCCTCTTCCCCAAGCACACTGCTCTCTTCCCTGCTGTCCCCAATGCGACGAGCTTCCTAAGCTTGCGAGCACTAAACCCATGGACGCCGCTGCCGGGAgctccaggcgcgccgccctcccCGTCACCGTcctcgtactcctcctcctcgtcgccgccgcaccgcctgccgcaggcggcggcggcggcgggtccgCTGCCGTGAACGGGGACCGCCTCCGCGCGGAGCAGATCCGGAAGCAGGCCTCGGAcgcggccgcctccgccgccgcgctcgccgcggcctcccgccgcctccacctcgacCGCGCGCGGCACCTCCGCCTCCTCTCCTCGCTCCACCGCAACCTCACCGCCACGCTCCGGGACCTCGCCTCCGCGTCCGTGCCCGACCCGGCCTCGTCCCAGGCCGACCGGGCCCGCCGGCTCGACCTCCAGGCCAAGGACCTgatccgcgccgcccgcgccgccatcgccgacgcCAAGCCGCTCTTCGACCCGCAGCTCAAAATCCAGCGCCTCAAGGACGCCATCTTCGCGCGCAACGAGCTGCTCGCGCGCGCCAAGAAGCGCGGCGCCTTCGCCTCCCTCATCGCCGCCAAATCCATACCCAAGCCGCTCCACTGCCTCGCCGTGCGCCTCACCGCCGAGCGGATCGCGCTGCCCGACAAGTTCGCCGACCCgaagccgccgccggcagcgctcGAGGACCCAGCGCTATTCCACTACGCCATCTTCTCCGACAACGTCCTCGCGGCCTCCGTCGTCGTCCGCTCCGCCGTCGCCAATTCGCAGGACCCCTCCAAGCACGTCTTCCACGTTGTCACGGACCGAATGAACCTCGGGGCTATGCAGG TGATAATCCGCCTAATGGACTTACAAGGGGCACACTATGAGGTCAAAGCATATGAAGATTACAAATTTCTTAACTCTTCATATGTTCCTGTGCTACGGCAACTTGAGTCGGCGAACCTCCAAAAGTTCTATTTTGAGAATAAGCTTGAGAATGCCACTAAAGATGCTAGCAATATGAAGTTCAGAAATCCCAAGTACCTCTCGATGCTCAACCACTTGCGGTTCTACTTACCTGAGATGTATCCAAAGCTGCAGAAGATTCTTTTCTTGGACGATGATGTTGTGGTACAGAGGGATCTTACAGGATTGTGGAAGATTGACATGGATGGAAAGGTGAATGGAGCAGTAGAAACATGCTTCGGATCATTTCATCGATATTGGCAGTATATGAACTTCTCGCACCCCCTTATCAAAGAGAAGTTCAACCCTAATGCATGTGGATGGGCTTATGGCATGAACTTCTTTGATCTTAATTCTTGGAGGAGGGAAAAATCTACTGAGCAGTACCATTACTGGCAGAATCAG AATGAGAACCGCTTATTATGGAAGTTAGGAACATTGCCCCCCGGTTTAATCACATTCTACTCGACCACAAAGCCTCTGGACAAATCTTGGCATGTTCTTGGGCTCGGGTATAATCCAAGCATCAGCATGGAGGAGATCAGAAATGCTGCTGTTGTGCATTTCAATGGTAACATGAAGCCTTGGCTGGATATTGGTATGAACCAATTCAGGCACCTTTGGACAAAGTATGTGGATTATGGCGACTCATTCATTCGCCAGTGCAATTTTGCACCACCATAG